The Elephas maximus indicus isolate mEleMax1 chromosome 19, mEleMax1 primary haplotype, whole genome shotgun sequence genome contains a region encoding:
- the ADORA2B gene encoding adenosine receptor A2b — translation MPLEAQDWLYVALELAIAALSVAGNVLVCAAVGTSSALQTPTNYFLVSLAAADVAVGLFAIPFAITISLGFCTGFHSCLFLACFVLVLTQSSIFSLLAVAVDRYLAIRVPLRYKSLVTGTRARGVIAVLWVLAFGIGLTPFLGWNSQDSATNNCTEPWDGAMNESCCPVRCLFENVVPMSYMVYFNFFGCVLPPLLIMLVIYIKIFTVACKQLQRTELVDHSRTTLQREIHAAKSLAMIVGIFALCWLPVHAINCVTLFQPALAKDRPKWAMNVAILLSHANSVVNPIVYAYRNQDFCYTFHKIISRYILCQTDVLKSRNGQAGAQPAPAVGL, via the exons ATGCCGCTGGAGGCGCAGGACTGGCTCTACGTGGCGCTGGAGCTGGCCATCGCCGCGCTGTCGGTGGCGGGCAACGTGCTGGTGTGCGCCGCGGTGGGCACGTCGAGCGCGCTCCAGACGCCCACCAACTACTTCCTGGTGTCCTTGGCGGCGGCCGACGTGGCCGTGGGGCTGTTCGCCATCccctttgccatcaccatcagCCTGGGCTTCTGCACTGGCTTTCACAGCTGCCTCTTCCTCGCCTGCTTCGTGCTGGTGCTCACGCAGAGCTCCATCTTTAGCCTCCTGGCCGTGGCTGTCGACAGGTACCTGGCCATCCGCGTCCCGCTCAG GTATAAGAGTTTGGTCACTGGGACCCGGGCAAGAGGAGTCATTGCTGTCCTTTGGGTCCTTGCCTTTGGCATTGGACTGACTCCGTTCCTGGGATGGAATAGCCAAGACAGTGCCACCAACAACTGCACCGAGCCCTGGGATGGAGCCATGAATGAAAGCTGCTGCCCTGTGAGGTGTCTCTTTGAGAATGTGGTCCCCATGAGCTACATGGTGTATTTCAACTTCTTTGGATGTGTCCTGCCCCCACTGCTCATAATGCTGGTGATCTACATCAAGATCTTCACGGTGGCCTGCAAGCAGCTTCAGCGCACTGAGCTGGTGGACCACTCGAGGACCACCCTTCAACGGGAGATCCATGCGGCCAAATCCCTAGCCATGATTGTGGGAATTTTTGCTCTGTGCTGGCTACCGGTACACGCTATCAACTGTGTTACTCTTTTTCAGCCAGCTCTAGCTAAGGATAGGCCCAAGTGGGCAATGAACGTGGCCATCCTTCTGTCACATGCCAACTCAGTTGTCAATCCCATTGTCTACGCCTATCGGAACCAAGACTTCTGCTATACTTTTCACAAAATCATCTCCCGGTATATCCTCTGCCAGACAGATGTCCTCAAGAGTAGGAATGGGCAGGCGGGAGCACAGCCTGCTCCCGCTGTGGGCCTATGA